The Candidatus Tanganyikabacteria bacterium nucleotide sequence GTGCTCGAGGTCGGCGCCCTTGAAGCGGGGACCCACGTCCTTGCCAGGGAGCTTCAGCGCCGCCAGGAACGACTCGACCAGGGAAGCCGCCACCACCATGTCGCCGCGCGGCGTCTCGACCACCGTGTACTCGAGATCGGGATGGACGGCGATCGCCAGGTTGGCCGGCAGTGTCCAGGGAGTGGTCGTCCAGATGGCCAGGCGCACGTCGCGGCCGGCCGCGAGGCGGTCCGCCAGCGGTTTGGCGGCCACAAGCGGGAAGCCGACGAAGATGGACGGCGAGACGTGGTCCTCGTACTCGACCTCGGCCTCGGCGAGGGCGGTGACGCAGGTCGAGCACCAGTACACGGGCTTGAGGCCCTTGTAGATGTAGCCCTTCTCGGCCATCTTGCCGAAAACGCGGATCTGCGCGGCCTCGAAAGCGGGATCCATCGTCTTGTACGGATTGTCCCAGTCGGCGAAGACGCCTAGGCGCTTGAAGGCCGCGTGCTGCCCGTCGATGCTGCGCTGTGCGAACTCCCGGGACAGGGCGCGCAGCTCCAGGGCTGTAAGGTCCTTCTTGCCCTTCAACTCCTTGAGCGCGGCGATTTCCGTGGGCAGGCCGTGGCAGTCGTAACCCACGACGAAAGGCGTGTAGAACCCGGTCAGGGCCTTGTGCTTGACCACGATGTCCTTGAGGATCTTGTTCATCGCGTGGCCGATGTGGATGGTGCCCGAACTCGAGTAGGGCGGCCCGTCGTGCAGCACGTAGCGGGGCCGCCCTTCGCGGCGCTCCAGGAGCTTCGCGAAGATCGTCTCGCCGTGCCAGAGAGCCTGGATTTCGGGCTCGCGCACCGCCGCGTTGGCCCGCATCGGGAAATCGGTCTTCGGAAGGTTCAGGGTCGCCTTGTAGTCCACGCCAAGCTCCAGAAATAGACGCCGTCAGGCGTCAATTCTATCACCGGGCGGGAGGGAACTAGGGATTCTTCTTGCCTGGCGCCTTCGGCGGGGCCTTGGCCCCCGGATTCGCCGCTTCGTAACGCGCCTGCAGGTCCTTGACGCGCTTGAAGGTCGTCGCCAGGTCCTTGACCAGCGATTCGGCGGCCGCCGTGTCGTCCAGGCGGGCCGTCCGGCTCCGCAACTTGCCGAGTTCCGTCTTGAGCGTTTCCAGGTACTTTCCAGTCGCGCCGTCCGCTCGCGCCACGCCGGGCCGGGCGGCTTCGAGATCGTCGATCGTGGCGGCCAGCTGCCGGGCGGCGGCCTGCTGGTCCCGGGCGATGGCCGCCCGGTACGCGCCGGCCACGTGCGACTGCGCCTGCAGCAGGGCGTCGTGCGGGTTCTTCGAGGCGGCCTTCCTGACCGCCTGGGCCGCACTCTGCGGCGGATTCGGCTTGCCCTTGGCGGTCGGATTCGCGGCCCCCGGCAGGAGCAGGAATGCGGCGGCTAGGCCGGCGGCTAGGCCGGCGATGGCGATGAACCTCGAGCGCATGGCTACCTCCCTTTGCCAGGAGATGATGCGGCGCCTGGCTGGTGGGGGGATAGGCGGCCCTGCCGAAAAGGTTTTGGCCGGCTCGCTACTGCCGGCTTGGCCGGATGGTGTTGCGCAGGAAGGGCGGGATGTCGATGGCCGAATCGCCGGCATCGGCCGCCGGCACCGTCGCCGTGGCGGCCGTGGCCGGCCGCAGCATGGGCTCGCCCGAGGCCAGCGGCGACTCGATCTGCACGTTGCGCATGGGGGCGAACGGCCTTCCGTTGCCGGCGTCGAAGCCCGTGGCGATGACGGTGACGTGCACCTGGCCCGCCAGCTTTTCGTCGAAGACCGTGCCGAAGATGATGTTGGCCTGGTCGGAGGCTTCGTCGTGGATGATCTTCATCGCCTCGTTGACCTCGAAGAGCGTGAGCTCCTCCTGGGCGCCGCGGATGTTGAAGATGACGCCCGTCGCGCCCTTGAACGAGGTCTCGAGCAGGGGCGACGCCACGGCCATGCGGGCGGCCTCGACGGCCCGGCCCTCGCCCGAGGCGACGCCGATGCCCATCAGGGCGGTGCCGGCGTTGCTCATGACGGTGCGGATGTCGGCGAAGTCCACGTTGATGTAGCCGCGGATGGTGATGATGTCGGAGATGCCCTGGACGCCCTGGCGGAGCAGGTCGTCGGCCTGCTTGAAGGCATCCTTGAAGGTGATCTTGCTCGAGCATTCCTGGACCAGGCGCTCGTTTGGAATGACGATCAGCGTGTCGACCCGCTCCATGAGGCGCTCGATGCCTTCGCGGGCGGAGCGTTCGCGCGTGCGGCCTTCCATCATGAAGGGCTTGGTGACCACGCCGACCGTGAGGGCGCCCAGTTCGCGCGCCACCTCGGCCACCACCGGCGCCGCGCCCGTGCCGGTGCCGCCGCCCATGCCGGCGGTGATGAAGACCATCTCGGCCCCGTCGAGGGCGGCCTGGATGTCGTCGCGATTCTCCTCGCCGGCCTTGAACCCCTTGTCGGGGTCGCCGCCCACGCCGCGGCCCTTGGTGACCTTGTGGCCTATCTGCAGGCGATGCTCGGCCTGGCTGCCCTGGAGGGCCTGGACGTCGGTGTTGATCGCCCAGAATTCGACGCCCTGCACGCCCGAGGCGATCATGTGGTTGATCGCGTTGCCGCCGGCGCCGCCGACGCCCACGACCTTGATGTTGACGTCCGGTGCGGCTTCGAAACTGTCGAACACTGGCTTGAGGCCCTCTCTCTTCGGACCGCGCTTGCGCGGCCTGTTGCTTCTCATGTCGCCCAGAACCGACTCAGTAGCAGGCGCCGGATCTTGGCCAGGTTTTCAAAGATTCTAACGCCGAATACGACGATCGCGGCCAGGTACAGGTCTATTCCCAACTTGTCGCCCAGGAACGTCAGGCCCGCCGCCAGCAGGGTGTTGGCGCTGAACCCGCTGATGAAGACGGAGAGATCGAAGCGATTCTCCATCCCGGAGCGGATCCCTCCGAGGCCGGTATCCAGTGCCGCCAGGATCGCCACCGCCACGTACTTCGACCAGGCCGCCGGTATGGAGAGAGGAGTGAAAGCCCCGATCAACAGACCGATCGCCAAGGCGCCGACGATCAGGAGGATTTCCTTCACGACTCCACCTTGGCGGGTGCCGGCTTGGCGAACTTACGAAGCGTGCTCCCGCTGAAGGCCGGGACCAGCACCTCGGATTTCTTCGAGATGTTAACTTGTATGCCGTAGAACTGCAAGTACTCGACGATTCCGCCCCGCATCTTGAGCGCGTTGACCATCGTATCTGGATCGCCTATCGCTCGTATGACGAAAGGTGGCGCGATTCGGCTCTTGTTGACCAGGATGGTGGTGCCCGCGCATGTGACCTCGGAGGATTCGACCATCCGCTGATCGTTGATCACGATGGCTTCGGCCCCGGCGGTGCGCAGTTCGTTGACCAGGCGGAGCAGATCGTCGTTGTGGACGATGGCGATGTTGGGATCCTCGCCCTTGGCCAGGGGCTTGGCGGAGTCCTTGATGAGGACTTCCACTCCCGGGCCGACCAGGTCGACGCCGCGGTTGTCGTCGGCGGCCGCGGCCGCGGCGTCAGTGGCCCTGGCGGGGCGCCGGTCGCTCTCCAGATCTTCGAGGCGCGCCCGCAACTGGCTCACCTCCTTGCCCAGATCGTCCTTTTGCTTCTCGGACTGGTTGAGCATCAGCACCAGGTCCTCGACGCGGCGGCTGGGCAGGTTCTGCTTGGCGAAGTCGGCCTGGCTCTTGAACTGTGTGGCCAGGAGCACGCCGATGGTCAGCGAGATCGCCGTGACCGGTAACTGCCAAGCCTTGTTCATTCTGCCCTGTCTGCGCCGGAGTCCGCGTGGCCACCCGGAAGGCGGGAGCGTCCGGAAACCGCACGTCCACGTATTCTAGCGTTTTCCGGGTGCCCTCGGCCAGGGGAAGCAGCCTCGAAAGCGCCCGGAACTTCGCGGGGAGTTCCGCGGGCGGACCGATCAGGACGGGAATGCCGCCGATCGTCGCCCGCCAGGAGGACGCCGATCGCACGTCGATCGTTCCGGCCCGGCCGGAGGGCCAGGCCGCCGCGACGTGGCGGAAACCCTCGCGCTGCGGCGCTGTCAGGGATCGGGCCCCCGCGACCACCTGCAACGGCGGAACCGGTATCGACGCGCTCGAGAAGCCGAAGGCGAAGCCGTCGGCATCAAGGAAAACCGGGGGAGAGCCGGTGGCGAGGCCCGCCAGGCGAGCCACGGCCACGCGTTCGGTCAGTGCGATCTCCAGCCGCGGCGGGAACCCCCAGCGCCGCACGCGGGCGTCCTTGACGGCCGGAAGCCTCTCGACGGCGCGCTCGAGGGCGGCCGGATCCAGGAGGTACAGCGGTTTGCCGGGTTGCGGCAGCAGGCGCGCCACCTCGTGTCTCTCGACCAGGCGGTTGCCCACCAGGTGCGCGCGGCCGTCCCACTTCCAGGCCGGGGCCGCCCACGCCCCGCATAGCAGGCCGGCCACGGCCGCCCCGTACAGGACTGGCAGGACCTTCACCTAGACTTCGCCGACCACCAGGCCGAGGCCCCGCACCTCGGGCTTCAGGAGCACGCCGTGCTTCTCGAAGACCCGGGCGCGCACCTCGTGGATCAGGCGATTGATGTCGGCGGCCGTCGCGTTGCCGGTGTTGACGAAGAAGTTGGCGTGGACGGGCGAGACCATGGCCCCGCCGACCTTGTAGCCCTTTAGGCCGGTGGCCTCGATCAGGCGGCCCGCCGAATCGCCCTGGGGGTTGGCGAAGACCGAGCCGGCGCTCGGATCCTGGGGTTGCCGCTCGCGCCGCCAGGCCGCCATCTCCAGGAACTCCTTCCGGATGGCGCCGGACGCCTGCGGCACGACCCTGAACGCCGCTTCCAGCACGACGCGGTCGCCCGCATCCTGCAACGCGGTGTGGCGGTACGCCATCTCGAGGTCGGCCGGCGTCCGCCAGCGGATCTGGCCGTCTGGTTCGAGGACGCGGGCCCCGATGAGCACGTCGGAGGTCTGGGTGCCGTGGGCGCCGGCGTTCATGAACACCGCGCCGCCCACCGATCCCGGAATGCTCGACAGGAAGGTGATGCCGCCGAGGCCGACTTCCATGCCCGCCTTGATGAGCGCGGAGGTCGAGGCGCCCGCCTGGGCGGTGACGCGATCCTCGGTGATCGACACGGCGTGGTAGGTGTCCACCAGGCGGATCACGATGCCCGGGAAGCCTTCGTCGGCGACCAGGAGGTTGCTGCCCCGGCCGATCACCGCCCAGGGCAAGCCTTCGTCGCGGGCGCGGCGGATGCAGGCCAGCACCTCGTCGGCGGAGGCGGGCTCGAGCAGGTCGTGGGCCGGGCCGCCGACGCGCCAGGTGGTGATGGGCGCGAGGGGGCGCCGAGGTCTAGCCGCGACGGCCATGCGGGTGGCCTTTCAGGCCGGGGGTCTTGCGACGGCCGCCTCGCGCAGGCGGAGGCGCTCCAGCAGGGGCTCGGCCAGGCGGTTGACGTTGCCGGCGCCCATCAGGATGACGACGTCGCCGCTCTTGAGGTGGAGGTCGGCACCCTCCTCGGCGGTCTGGTGATCGGGCCAGTAGAACGCCTTGAGGTCGGGATGCCCCGAGCAGACGCGATCGACCAGATCGCGGGCCGAGACACCGTTGGGCGCCTCGCCGGCCGAGTAGATGTCCATGATGGCGACGCCGGTCGCGTCGCCGAACGCGTGGGCGAAATCCTCCAGCAACGCCGCGGTACGGCTGAAGCGGTGCGGCTGGAACACCACCCAGACCGGCCGCTTGAGGAGCTTGGCGGTCTGGAGCGTCGCCTTGATCTCGGACGGATGGTGCGCGTAGTCCTCCAGGACCTGCACGCCGGCGGCGACGCCGCGCAACTGGAAGCGGCGGCCCACTCCCGCAAAGCGGGCGAGGCCGGCCCAGATCGCCTTCTCGTCCATGCCCGCGAGGGTGGCGATGGCGATGGCGGCGGCCGCGTTGGAAACGTTGTGGCGCCCGGGGACGCGCAGTTCGAAGGACGTGCCGTTGAGGTGGAACGTCGAACCGGTCGCCGAGAGTTGCTCACCCGATAGCCGGTAGTCGGCGCC carries:
- a CDS encoding FtsQ-type POTRA domain-containing protein, with amino-acid sequence MKVLPVLYGAAVAGLLCGAWAAPAWKWDGRAHLVGNRLVERHEVARLLPQPGKPLYLLDPAALERAVERLPAVKDARVRRWGFPPRLEIALTERVAVARLAGLATGSPPVFLDADGFAFGFSSASIPVPPLQVVAGARSLTAPQREGFRHVAAAWPSGRAGTIDVRSASSWRATIGGIPVLIGPPAELPAKFRALSRLLPLAEGTRKTLEYVDVRFPDAPAFRVATRTPAQTGQNEQGLAVTGHGDLADHRRAPGHTVQEPGRLRQAEPAQPPRRGPGADAQPVREAKGRSGQGGEPVAGAPRRSGERPAPRQGH
- the murB gene encoding UDP-N-acetylmuramate dehydrogenase is translated as MAVAARPRRPLAPITTWRVGGPAHDLLEPASADEVLACIRRARDEGLPWAVIGRGSNLLVADEGFPGIVIRLVDTYHAVSITEDRVTAQAGASTSALIKAGMEVGLGGITFLSSIPGSVGGAVFMNAGAHGTQTSDVLIGARVLEPDGQIRWRTPADLEMAYRHTALQDAGDRVVLEAAFRVVPQASGAIRKEFLEMAAWRRERQPQDPSAGSVFANPQGDSAGRLIEATGLKGYKVGGAMVSPVHANFFVNTGNATAADINRLIHEVRARVFEKHGVLLKPEVRGLGLVVGEV
- a CDS encoding DUF881 domain-containing protein, which produces MRARLEDLESDRRPARATDAAAAAADDNRGVDLVGPGVEVLIKDSAKPLAKGEDPNIAIVHNDDLLRLVNELRTAGAEAIVINDQRMVESSEVTCAGTTILVNKSRIAPPFVIRAIGDPDTMVNALKMRGGIVEYLQFYGIQVNISKKSEVLVPAFSGSTLRKFAKPAPAKVES
- the ftsZ gene encoding cell division protein FtsZ, producing the protein MRSNRPRKRGPKREGLKPVFDSFEAAPDVNIKVVGVGGAGGNAINHMIASGVQGVEFWAINTDVQALQGSQAEHRLQIGHKVTKGRGVGGDPDKGFKAGEENRDDIQAALDGAEMVFITAGMGGGTGTGAAPVVAEVARELGALTVGVVTKPFMMEGRTRERSAREGIERLMERVDTLIVIPNERLVQECSSKITFKDAFKQADDLLRQGVQGISDIITIRGYINVDFADIRTVMSNAGTALMGIGVASGEGRAVEAARMAVASPLLETSFKGATGVIFNIRGAQEELTLFEVNEAMKIIHDEASDQANIIFGTVFDEKLAGQVHVTVIATGFDAGNGRPFAPMRNVQIESPLASGEPMLRPATAATATVPAADAGDSAIDIPPFLRNTIRPSRQ
- a CDS encoding small basic family protein gives rise to the protein MLLIVGALAIGLLIGAFTPLSIPAAWSKYVAVAILAALDTGLGGIRSGMENRFDLSVFISGFSANTLLAAGLTFLGDKLGIDLYLAAIVVFGVRIFENLAKIRRLLLSRFWAT